A genomic window from Flavobacterium hankyongi includes:
- a CDS encoding sulfite exporter TauE/SafE family protein, with amino-acid sequence MDYIIICLVSLLGAGLTLFSGFGLGTLLLPVFALFFPIEVSVVLTAIVHFLNNLFKFFLFGKNADKTVILKFGLPAILFAFLGAYILELLTKSSSFFEYTINNKIFRITPLKSIIGLLLIIFSLFDFIPKFKNLEFDKKYLSIGGILSGFFGGISGHQGALRSVFLVRSGLSKESFIVTGVVIACLVDISRLSIYIPKIVSTEVALDFKLVLLATLSAFLGVYFGNKLLKKTTFKAIQNIVAILLLFYGILLIFGII; translated from the coding sequence ATGGATTATATAATCATATGTTTAGTATCCTTGCTAGGTGCTGGACTAACTCTTTTCTCTGGATTTGGTTTAGGAACCCTCCTTTTACCTGTCTTTGCTTTATTTTTTCCTATAGAAGTATCCGTTGTGTTAACTGCAATAGTCCATTTTTTAAATAATCTTTTTAAATTTTTTCTTTTTGGCAAGAATGCTGATAAAACTGTGATATTAAAATTTGGTCTGCCTGCTATTTTATTTGCTTTTTTAGGAGCTTATATTTTGGAACTACTAACCAAGTCATCATCATTTTTTGAATACACAATCAACAATAAAATATTCCGAATAACTCCATTAAAATCAATAATAGGATTGCTATTGATTATTTTTTCTTTATTCGATTTCATTCCAAAATTTAAAAATCTTGAATTTGATAAAAAGTATTTATCAATTGGAGGGATACTAAGTGGCTTTTTTGGAGGTATCTCTGGACATCAAGGCGCGCTTAGGAGTGTTTTTTTAGTCCGCTCTGGTTTATCAAAAGAATCTTTCATAGTAACTGGTGTTGTTATAGCATGTTTAGTAGATATTTCTCGATTAAGCATATATATACCAAAAATAGTTAGTACCGAAGTAGCTTTAGACTTCAAATTAGTTTTACTAGCCACATTATCTGCATTTTTAGGCGTATACTTTGGAAATAAATTACTTAAAAAAACTACTTTTAAAGCAATACAAAACATTGTAGCCATTTTACTCCTTTTTTATGGAATATTGCTAATTTTTGGAATTATTTAA
- a CDS encoding alpha/beta hydrolase family protein, which produces MKKLFLSVCFLLSGYYGISQENLNYQKPSKEILELAEYQAAPSVLMDSKKTWIVFTFRNTYKSLDDLNQDEMRLGGLRINPKTNISSSLTYINNLKVRKVKDKNELQVSGLPENPKIAYLNWSPDESKMAFTNTTKNGVELWVLDIATASAKKLTEANLNANIGNPYNWFRDGQSILVKSLPKNRPELLDTKKDLPTGPTVSTSDGKVSQNRTFQDLLKNKADEINFENLIKSEYYKVTLDGTATLFKKADLYMSESFSPDGNYLLVNTIEKPFSYIVPFNRFPIKTIVYDKAGNEVKTINESPLNEIMPKGFMAVKKGKRSLSWRTDEPATICFVEALDGGDPANKVDFRDEIFVWKAPFTENAKSILKTPQRLSGITWGNNTTAIAYDNWYDTRNTKTYLFNPSNPSEAPKVISDRNSQDVYSDPGDFETKRNEYGRYVLAIENNNLYLIGQGFTKEGQFPFIDEFNLNTLKKKRLYQSAYKDKKEDIQSIEDFKKGDVLVKIESKTEFPNYYFRNIKSKEKLTPITAFKNPFESIKNVYKEVIKYKRKDGVELSGTLYLPANYDRNAKKEKLPLLVWAYPTEFKDKNSAGQTTQNPNEFTFPYYGSFVYWVTKGYAVLDDASFPIIGEGTTEPNDTFITQLVANGEAAINAVDQLGYINPKKVAIGGHSYGAFMTANLLTHSNLFACGIARSGAYNRTLTPFGFQSEQRNYWEAQKVYNEMSPFMNAEKMKTPLLLVHGDADNNPGTFTLQTERYFQALKGLGAPVKMVLLPKESHGYAAKENIFHLLWEQDQFLEKHLKN; this is translated from the coding sequence ATGAAAAAACTATTCTTATCTGTCTGTTTTCTATTATCAGGCTATTATGGAATTTCTCAGGAAAACCTCAACTATCAAAAACCATCTAAAGAAATTTTAGAACTAGCAGAATATCAAGCTGCTCCTTCTGTTTTAATGGACAGTAAAAAAACTTGGATTGTTTTTACTTTTAGAAATACCTACAAATCATTAGATGATTTAAATCAGGACGAAATGCGTTTAGGAGGTTTACGAATTAATCCTAAAACGAATATTTCTAGCTCTTTAACGTACATCAACAATCTTAAAGTCAGAAAAGTTAAAGACAAAAATGAGTTACAAGTTAGCGGATTACCTGAAAATCCTAAAATTGCTTATCTAAATTGGTCACCAGATGAATCTAAAATGGCCTTTACAAATACTACAAAAAATGGTGTAGAATTATGGGTATTAGACATCGCAACGGCATCTGCAAAAAAATTAACTGAAGCTAATTTAAATGCAAACATTGGAAATCCATACAATTGGTTTAGAGATGGGCAAAGTATTTTGGTAAAATCATTACCAAAAAACAGACCTGAATTACTTGATACTAAAAAGGATTTACCAACTGGCCCTACAGTTTCAACTTCAGATGGGAAAGTATCACAAAACAGAACTTTTCAAGATTTACTTAAAAACAAAGCGGATGAAATCAATTTTGAAAATTTAATTAAATCAGAATACTACAAAGTTACTCTTGATGGAACTGCTACTTTATTTAAAAAAGCAGATTTATATATGAGTGAATCATTTTCCCCTGATGGAAATTATTTACTGGTAAATACAATTGAAAAACCGTTTTCATACATCGTCCCTTTTAACCGTTTTCCAATAAAAACTATTGTTTATGATAAAGCAGGAAATGAAGTAAAAACTATTAACGAGTCGCCTTTAAACGAAATTATGCCTAAAGGTTTCATGGCTGTTAAAAAAGGTAAACGTAGTCTTTCTTGGCGAACAGACGAACCTGCGACAATATGTTTTGTAGAGGCTCTAGATGGCGGAGATCCGGCAAACAAAGTAGATTTCAGAGATGAAATTTTTGTTTGGAAGGCTCCTTTTACTGAAAATGCAAAATCAATTTTAAAAACTCCACAACGACTATCAGGTATCACTTGGGGTAATAACACGACCGCAATAGCTTATGATAACTGGTACGATACCAGAAATACAAAAACATATTTGTTTAATCCTTCTAATCCTTCTGAAGCTCCAAAAGTGATTTCAGATAGAAATTCTCAAGATGTTTATTCTGATCCGGGCGACTTTGAAACAAAAAGAAACGAATATGGACGTTATGTTTTGGCAATTGAAAACAACAACTTATATTTAATTGGACAAGGCTTTACAAAAGAAGGTCAATTTCCTTTTATTGATGAATTTAATTTAAACACTTTAAAAAAGAAACGCTTATACCAATCTGCTTACAAAGACAAAAAAGAAGATATTCAATCTATTGAAGATTTCAAAAAAGGTGATGTTTTAGTGAAAATTGAATCTAAAACAGAATTCCCCAACTATTACTTTAGAAACATTAAATCTAAAGAAAAATTAACTCCGATAACGGCATTCAAAAATCCATTTGAAAGTATTAAAAACGTTTATAAAGAAGTAATTAAATACAAACGAAAAGATGGCGTAGAACTTTCAGGAACGTTATACTTACCAGCTAATTATGACAGAAATGCTAAAAAGGAAAAACTTCCTTTATTAGTTTGGGCTTATCCAACAGAATTTAAAGATAAAAATTCGGCAGGACAAACCACACAAAACCCTAATGAATTTACATTCCCTTATTATGGATCTTTTGTGTATTGGGTAACTAAGGGATATGCAGTACTTGATGACGCTTCTTTCCCAATTATTGGGGAAGGAACTACAGAACCAAATGATACTTTTATTACGCAACTTGTCGCAAATGGTGAAGCTGCTATCAATGCTGTTGATCAATTAGGCTATATAAATCCTAAAAAAGTTGCCATAGGAGGGCATTCTTATGGTGCTTTTATGACAGCAAATTTATTGACACACTCTAATTTATTTGCTTGCGGAATTGCTCGTAGTGGCGCTTACAACCGCACATTGACTCCATTTGGATTTCAAAGTGAACAACGTAATTACTGGGAGGCCCAAAAAGTGTACAATGAAATGTCGCCATTTATGAATGCAGAAAAAATGAAGACTCCGTTGCTTTTAGTTCACGGTGATGCAGACAACAATCCTGGAACTTTTACATTACAAACTGAGCGTTATTTTCAAGCCCTAAAAGGCTTAGGCGCTCCTGTAAAAATGGTTCTTTTACCAAAAGAATCTCATGGATATGCTGCAAAAGAAAACATTTTTCACTTACTATGGGAACAAGATCAGTTTCTAGAAAAACATCTTAAAAACTAA
- a CDS encoding ABC transporter ATP-binding protein, with product MLQVNNISFGYTDKIIIKSINFEIQKGQNIAVIGESGCGKSTLLKLIYGLHDLNAGNIFWHDTEVLGPKYNLVPGMPFMKYMAQDFGLMPYETVAESVGKFLSNQLLAIKRLRIQELLDIVEMGEYSRVRINELSGGQQQRVALARVLALEPEVLMLDEPFSHIDNFRKNALRRNLFAYLKARGITVIVATHDSTDALSFADETIVLKGGEVICKAPSMKIYQNPKNKYVASLFGEVNELIVNKNAISETILVYPHQLKVAEEGVLKVTVKQNYFKGGHYLVKAAFNGKPLFFEHPTPLELQLDVSLNVVR from the coding sequence ATGCTTCAGGTAAATAATATATCGTTTGGCTATACTGATAAAATCATTATCAAGTCAATTAATTTTGAAATCCAAAAAGGGCAAAATATTGCTGTTATTGGTGAAAGCGGTTGTGGTAAAAGTACACTACTAAAATTAATTTACGGATTACATGATTTGAATGCAGGCAATATTTTTTGGCACGATACAGAAGTATTAGGGCCTAAATATAATTTGGTTCCAGGGATGCCATTTATGAAATATATGGCACAAGATTTTGGATTAATGCCTTACGAAACTGTTGCAGAAAGTGTTGGGAAGTTTTTGTCAAATCAGTTGCTTGCCATTAAGCGTTTGCGTATTCAGGAATTGTTGGACATTGTTGAAATGGGAGAGTATTCTAGAGTACGAATTAATGAATTAAGTGGAGGACAACAACAAAGAGTTGCTTTAGCGAGAGTTTTGGCTTTAGAACCTGAAGTTTTAATGTTAGATGAACCTTTTAGCCATATTGATAATTTTAGAAAAAATGCTTTACGTAGAAATCTTTTTGCGTATTTAAAAGCAAGAGGTATTACAGTTATTGTTGCAACACATGACAGTACAGATGCTTTGTCATTTGCTGATGAAACGATTGTTTTGAAAGGTGGTGAAGTAATTTGTAAAGCCCCATCAATGAAAATTTATCAGAACCCAAAAAATAAGTATGTAGCTTCTTTATTTGGTGAGGTTAATGAGTTAATAGTGAATAAAAATGCAATTTCTGAAACTATTTTGGTATATCCGCATCAGTTAAAAGTAGCCGAAGAAGGAGTGCTTAAAGTAACGGTGAAACAAAACTATTTTAAAGGTGGTCATTATCTTGTTAAAGCCGCTTTTAATGGTAAACCTTTGTTTTTTGAACATCCAACTCCTTTAGAATTGCAATTAGATGTAAGTTTGAATGTTGTTAGATAA
- a CDS encoding OmpA family protein produces MKKSILYILSFSLISGMTLSSCESVKNANNTQKGAVIGAVGGAVLGGVLGNNIGKGGNGALGAVIGGVVGGVAGGLIGNKMDRQARSISESLPGAKVERVGEGIKLTLGENSVNFDFNKATLTTKAKGNLDKLVPVFKEYPDTNIEIFGHTDSKGADDYNMNLSKQRAESVKNYLAGRGLSSSRFKIVGMGETEPIASNDTDAGRGENRRVEFAITANEKMIQDAKKEAGQ; encoded by the coding sequence ATGAAAAAATCTATTCTATATATATTGTCCTTTTCGTTGATTTCAGGAATGACATTATCGAGTTGTGAATCTGTAAAAAATGCTAATAATACACAAAAAGGTGCTGTGATTGGTGCTGTTGGTGGAGCTGTACTTGGTGGAGTTTTAGGTAACAATATTGGTAAGGGTGGAAATGGAGCTTTAGGTGCTGTTATTGGTGGAGTTGTTGGTGGAGTTGCTGGTGGTTTAATTGGTAACAAAATGGATCGTCAAGCCCGTAGTATAAGTGAGTCGCTACCTGGAGCTAAAGTAGAAAGAGTAGGAGAAGGAATTAAATTGACTTTAGGAGAAAATTCGGTTAATTTCGATTTTAATAAAGCTACTTTAACTACTAAAGCAAAAGGAAATTTGGATAAATTAGTTCCTGTTTTTAAAGAATATCCAGATACTAACATTGAAATATTTGGGCATACTGATAGCAAAGGTGCAGATGATTACAATATGAATTTGTCAAAACAGAGAGCAGAATCAGTTAAAAATTACTTAGCAGGTAGAGGTTTGAGTTCTTCACGTTTCAAAATTGTTGGAATGGGAGAGACTGAACCAATAGCAAGTAACGATACAGATGCTGGACGTGGAGAAAATCGTCGCGTGGAATTTGCAATTACTGCGAATGAAAAAATGATTCAAGATGCTAAAAAAGAAGCAGGACAATAA
- a CDS encoding lipocalin family protein, which translates to MKRLALFLCLIGLAMSCKPKQTVAASSTVDRRSQVAVKGNWTITSVSFPGSDYIKVTSFDIADSKCFVGSNWQFVSNNDSGTMELTQANCPQFASKIKWYVNKDQQFVLKLLDAGEKARKVRDGYILLLTNQTQESFQLIDKIDVGGKLTSVVYQFKKNNVTK; encoded by the coding sequence ATGAAAAGACTAGCATTATTTTTATGTTTAATTGGACTAGCGATGTCTTGTAAGCCAAAGCAAACAGTGGCTGCATCAAGTACTGTTGATAGAAGGTCACAAGTAGCTGTTAAAGGAAATTGGACAATTACATCAGTTTCTTTTCCTGGTTCAGATTATATTAAAGTAACTTCATTTGATATTGCAGACTCTAAATGTTTTGTTGGAAGTAATTGGCAGTTTGTCTCAAATAATGATTCAGGAACAATGGAATTAACACAAGCTAACTGTCCACAATTTGCATCAAAAATAAAATGGTACGTTAATAAAGATCAGCAATTTGTATTAAAACTTCTTGATGCTGGAGAAAAAGCGAGAAAAGTAAGAGATGGTTATATTCTTTTATTGACTAATCAAACACAAGAATCTTTTCAGTTAATCGATAAAATTGATGTTGGAGGTAAATTAACTAGCGTAGTGTATCAGTTCAAAAAAAATAACGTAACTAAATAA
- the htpG gene encoding molecular chaperone HtpG encodes MTTGKINVSVENIFPLIKKFLYSDHEIFLRELVSNATDATLKLKHLTSIGEAKVEYGNPIIEIKNDKEGKKLHIIDQGLGMTADEIEKYINQVAFSGAEEFLEKYKDSAKDSGIIGHFGLGFYSAFMVAHKVEIISKSFKDEPAAHWTCDGSPEFTLEPHSKTERGTEIILHIADDSLEFLEDFKIRELLTKYNKFMPVPIKFGTKQEALPKPEDAPEDYKTEYKEVDNIINNPNPTWTKQPADLNDEDYKNFYRELYPMSFDEPLFNIHLNVDYPFNLTGILYFPKLGDNIQIQKDKISLYQNQVYVTDNVEGIVPEFLMMLKGVVDSPDIPLNVSRSYLQADGNVKKISNYITRKVSDKLKSLFTENRVDFEQKWNDIKVVLEYGMLSEPKFYEKAGSFVLYPTTDGKYFTLEELKEAIKDTQTDKNGKLVVLYASNKEGQHSYIDIATAKGYQVLLLDSPIVSHVIQKLEADNENLTFSRVDADHIDKLIAKEETQISKLSDEEKEKLKNSLEGIVPKETYTVQLEAMESSAAPFIITQPEFMRRMKEMSATSGGGMFGMGNFPEMYNLVVNSNSDLASTILKTEDKSIQEDLVKQALDLAKLSQGLLRGEELTAFVKRGFETLK; translated from the coding sequence ATGACAACAGGAAAAATTAATGTTTCGGTAGAAAACATATTTCCCTTAATCAAGAAATTCTTATACAGCGACCATGAAATTTTTCTTCGTGAATTAGTTTCAAATGCAACCGATGCCACTCTGAAATTGAAACACTTAACCAGTATTGGTGAAGCCAAAGTTGAATATGGCAACCCAATTATTGAAATTAAGAACGATAAAGAAGGCAAAAAATTACATATCATCGATCAAGGTTTGGGAATGACTGCTGATGAAATTGAAAAATACATCAACCAAGTAGCATTTTCGGGCGCAGAAGAATTTTTAGAAAAATATAAGGATTCTGCAAAAGATTCAGGTATTATTGGTCATTTTGGTTTAGGATTCTATTCGGCCTTTATGGTAGCTCATAAAGTAGAGATTATCTCTAAGTCATTCAAAGATGAGCCTGCAGCACACTGGACATGTGACGGTAGTCCTGAATTTACACTAGAACCTCATTCAAAAACTGAAAGAGGTACAGAAATAATCCTACACATTGCTGATGATTCGTTAGAATTTTTAGAAGATTTCAAAATCCGTGAATTACTTACAAAGTATAATAAATTCATGCCAGTTCCAATTAAATTTGGAACAAAACAAGAAGCACTCCCAAAACCAGAAGATGCTCCAGAAGATTACAAAACAGAATATAAAGAAGTTGATAATATAATCAACAACCCTAATCCGACATGGACAAAACAACCTGCAGATTTAAATGACGAAGATTATAAAAACTTCTACCGTGAGTTGTATCCAATGAGTTTTGATGAACCTTTGTTCAACATTCATCTTAATGTCGATTATCCTTTTAACTTAACTGGTATTTTATACTTCCCTAAGTTAGGTGATAACATCCAAATTCAAAAAGACAAAATTTCATTGTATCAAAATCAGGTTTATGTTACTGATAATGTAGAAGGTATTGTTCCTGAGTTTTTAATGATGCTTAAAGGTGTGGTCGATTCACCTGATATTCCTTTAAATGTTTCTCGTTCTTATTTACAGGCCGATGGAAATGTGAAGAAAATATCGAATTACATTACTAGAAAAGTATCCGACAAATTAAAATCTCTTTTTACAGAAAACAGAGTAGATTTTGAACAAAAATGGAATGACATCAAAGTTGTTTTAGAGTACGGAATGCTTTCTGAACCTAAATTTTATGAAAAAGCAGGTTCCTTTGTTTTATATCCTACAACAGATGGTAAATATTTCACACTTGAAGAACTAAAAGAAGCTATTAAAGACACTCAAACTGATAAAAATGGGAAGTTGGTTGTTTTATACGCTTCAAATAAAGAAGGGCAACACAGTTATATAGATATTGCTACTGCAAAAGGATATCAAGTGTTACTTTTAGATTCTCCAATTGTATCACATGTAATTCAGAAGTTAGAAGCAGATAATGAGAACTTAACTTTTTCTCGTGTAGATGCTGATCATATTGATAAATTAATTGCTAAAGAAGAAACACAAATTTCAAAATTATCTGATGAAGAAAAAGAAAAACTAAAAAATTCATTAGAAGGAATTGTCCCAAAAGAAACCTATACTGTTCAACTTGAAGCTATGGAAAGTTCGGCAGCACCATTCATTATCACACAGCCAGAATTTATGCGCCGTATGAAAGAAATGAGTGCAACGAGTGGTGGCGGAATGTTTGGTATGGGCAATTTCCCTGAAATGTACAATTTGGTTGTGAATTCAAATTCAGATTTAGCATCAACTATTCTAAAAACGGAAGATAAATCTATACAGGAGGATTTGGTAAAACAAGCTCTTGACTTAGCAAAATTATCTCAAGGTTTGTTAAGAGGTGAAGAACTAACAGCCTTTGTAAAAAGAGGATTTGAAACACTTAAATAA
- a CDS encoding outer membrane beta-barrel protein has product MHKSIFISTLFFISIYSISAQESQQSNKEKINTLNEVAIVKEKKAVEQKADRTIFDFSGQAYLNSGSLLEGIKKLPGLIATDIAGMLYQGKQLDVYLDGRPLNISSNELNSFLDGMPANSVERIEVITQPGAEFPATSGGAILNIITNKKAKNYLSATYTNSTSFSNNESIRWRANNGLMLSAKNKLFGWQLNIGQNYAERGLWNEVIKTENNTKTILNKSDADRINRNYYAKSGLTFDFGADRLLLNYDLIYNKNNSYTNAFGELPSATTFQTSDKGDTKNTRQDAVATFQKRFENKAKKLDFSFNYNRMNTDFMLNSVTFNTLVLDNSSLQELYNFKADYSQPLKILDEGKMSFGTLYEELFFKTKNEGITNLDYRRRTASTYLEFQAKLKKIDFILGGRAEDYDISGKTDTGDLIPFKQFRFFPNTSVQYNFSKQVYFNLNYSKKISLPSTSVLNPNNTTYQNPNAETIGNPQLQPTIYNNFEAKISAIDYAFLSYNLSVGDNQVVQRILYENDRMINTNINVSQLRSHSINFGMPIPYMLFTKGLAETMKMNVNPDEMNFLYVFAGRQLHEIPNIKTKAFWYINLMSQVVLPQKVKWMTTYNFIPAGGNYYYFGIDKPLNASLNMNFSKKFLNNQLSVSINLDDILNTNKGQLNSRLTPLTVTNKNDTRRYGFSINYKIPTKNKLAKEDPNMLNKDKKEDNGTLIGN; this is encoded by the coding sequence ATGCACAAATCAATTTTTATTTCCACCTTATTTTTTATTTCAATTTATTCCATTTCAGCACAAGAGAGTCAACAGTCTAACAAAGAAAAAATCAACACACTTAATGAAGTTGCCATTGTAAAAGAGAAAAAAGCAGTCGAACAAAAAGCTGATAGGACAATTTTCGATTTTTCAGGTCAGGCTTATTTAAACTCTGGTTCGCTATTGGAAGGAATCAAAAAATTGCCTGGTTTAATTGCTACAGATATAGCAGGAATGTTGTATCAAGGAAAACAATTAGACGTGTATTTAGACGGTCGTCCGTTAAATATTTCATCTAATGAGTTGAATTCTTTTCTAGACGGTATGCCTGCCAATTCAGTAGAACGTATTGAAGTGATTACACAACCCGGAGCTGAATTTCCTGCCACTTCAGGAGGAGCCATTTTGAATATTATCACCAATAAAAAAGCTAAAAATTATTTATCTGCAACCTATACTAACAGCACCAGTTTTTCAAATAATGAATCGATTCGCTGGAGAGCTAATAATGGACTGATGTTGAGTGCTAAGAATAAATTGTTTGGATGGCAATTAAACATTGGACAAAATTATGCTGAAAGAGGACTTTGGAACGAAGTAATTAAGACAGAAAATAATACCAAAACGATACTGAACAAAAGTGATGCGGATAGAATTAATCGAAATTATTATGCCAAATCGGGATTGACTTTCGATTTTGGCGCAGACAGATTACTTTTAAATTATGATTTGATTTACAATAAAAACAATAGTTATACCAATGCTTTTGGAGAGTTACCTAGCGCAACTACTTTTCAAACTTCAGATAAAGGAGATACAAAAAATACCCGTCAAGATGCAGTGGCTACTTTTCAAAAACGATTTGAGAACAAAGCGAAGAAGTTAGATTTCAGTTTCAATTACAATCGAATGAATACTGATTTTATGTTAAATTCGGTAACATTCAATACTTTGGTTTTAGATAATTCTTCTCTTCAGGAGTTGTATAATTTCAAAGCTGATTATTCTCAACCTTTGAAAATATTAGATGAAGGTAAAATGAGTTTTGGAACATTGTATGAAGAATTGTTTTTTAAAACCAAGAATGAAGGAATAACCAATTTGGATTACCGTCGTAGAACAGCATCAACTTATCTGGAATTTCAGGCTAAATTGAAAAAAATTGACTTCATTTTGGGAGGAAGAGCAGAAGATTATGATATTTCTGGAAAAACAGATACAGGTGATTTAATACCTTTTAAACAATTCCGATTTTTTCCAAACACCAGTGTACAATACAATTTTTCTAAACAAGTGTATTTCAATTTGAACTATAGTAAAAAGATTTCATTGCCAAGTACTTCGGTACTAAATCCTAACAATACAACTTATCAAAATCCAAATGCAGAAACAATAGGTAATCCACAATTACAACCTACTATTTATAATAATTTTGAAGCTAAAATTAGCGCTATCGATTATGCTTTTTTAAGTTATAATTTAAGTGTTGGCGATAATCAAGTAGTCCAACGAATTTTATATGAAAATGATAGGATGATTAATACTAACATTAATGTTTCACAACTTCGATCTCATAGTATCAATTTTGGTATGCCTATACCGTATATGTTGTTTACAAAAGGATTGGCTGAAACTATGAAAATGAATGTGAATCCTGACGAAATGAATTTCTTGTATGTATTTGCAGGTCGTCAATTGCATGAAATCCCAAATATAAAGACCAAAGCTTTTTGGTACATAAATCTTATGTCGCAAGTGGTATTGCCTCAAAAAGTAAAATGGATGACTACTTATAATTTTATTCCAGCTGGAGGAAACTATTATTATTTTGGAATTGACAAGCCTTTAAACGCTAGTTTGAATATGAATTTTTCGAAGAAATTCTTAAATAATCAATTATCAGTTTCGATTAATTTAGATGATATTTTAAATACCAATAAAGGACAGTTAAACTCAAGACTAACTCCGTTGACAGTTACCAATAAAAATGATACTCGTCGTTATGGGTTTTCAATTAACTATAAAATTCCAACCAAAAATAAATTAGCCAAGGAAGATCCCAACATGCTGAATAAAGATAAAAAAGAAGATAACGGAACGTTAATTGGTAATTAA
- a CDS encoding TlpA family protein disulfide reductase — MLKIFVSLSLLLFCQSDKMSYEIILKPVIGPKKNIFHMNRMSYELNLVDEITGFSNTIHNEYKGISKNDSVFFYLKSESFSQYIFDLYKEKKYDKAQFLEYCKKRRIDTLELSQKSISQGFVVMVEYQKGNVFITADTDRNKNFGDNLKQTFDIKAKISKDDDRIEKSEIQDYSYEIYSDKKIKIYHRKIIIYPSVIHENNETKISFKYKYVDFWEGKLNFDNQKFSFFYQGIDNNRGGLFIIPKEIDFKHQDDSFVSQFQYYKGDTILINKQQFKFDSVNSSISKLYLSELKKFDKNYGNYIGTYLENFKIIDFKGIVKNTDLLIKDKQYTLIDFWASWCGPCIERFPEIKQLQEKYESKLNMIGISTDVSIEKAKQTIEKYNISWGNFHGSFKTKINKNLNIKSLPTYFLIDRDGKIIYRGENVKEIIKILEK, encoded by the coding sequence ATGCTTAAAATATTTGTTAGCTTATCACTTCTTCTATTCTGTCAATCAGATAAAATGTCATATGAAATTATTTTGAAACCAGTAATTGGACCAAAAAAAAATATTTTTCATATGAATAGAATGAGCTATGAATTGAATTTAGTAGATGAAATCACTGGATTTTCAAATACAATTCATAATGAATATAAAGGTATTTCTAAAAATGATTCAGTTTTTTTTTATTTAAAATCTGAAAGTTTTAGCCAATACATTTTCGATTTGTATAAAGAAAAAAAATATGATAAAGCTCAATTTTTAGAATATTGTAAAAAAAGAAGGATTGACACTCTTGAGTTATCTCAAAAGTCAATTAGTCAAGGATTTGTTGTAATGGTTGAATACCAAAAAGGAAATGTTTTTATTACAGCTGATACAGATAGAAATAAAAATTTTGGTGATAATTTGAAGCAAACTTTTGATATAAAAGCAAAAATCAGTAAAGATGATGATAGGATAGAAAAATCTGAAATTCAGGACTATTCTTATGAGATTTATTCAGATAAAAAAATAAAAATATATCACAGAAAAATAATAATTTATCCATCTGTTATTCACGAAAATAATGAAACTAAAATTTCATTTAAATACAAATATGTTGATTTTTGGGAGGGAAAATTAAACTTTGATAATCAAAAGTTTTCCTTTTTTTATCAAGGAATAGATAATAATAGAGGTGGTTTGTTTATAATTCCCAAAGAAATTGATTTTAAGCATCAAGATGATAGCTTTGTGAGTCAATTTCAATATTATAAAGGTGATACAATCTTAATTAATAAGCAACAATTTAAATTTGATAGTGTTAACTCTTCAATTTCAAAATTGTATTTGAGTGAATTGAAGAAGTTTGATAAAAATTACGGAAATTATATAGGTACTTATCTTGAAAATTTTAAAATTATTGATTTTAAAGGTATTGTGAAAAATACTGATTTGTTAATAAAAGATAAGCAATACACTTTAATAGATTTTTGGGCCAGTTGGTGTGGGCCTTGTATTGAGAGGTTTCCAGAAATAAAGCAATTGCAGGAAAAATATGAATCTAAATTAAATATGATTGGTATTTCAACCGATGTTTCAATAGAAAAAGCAAAGCAAACAATTGAAAAATACAATATTAGTTGGGGAAATTTTCATGGTAGTTTTAAAACAAAAATTAACAAAAACCTAAATATTAAATCTTTACCGACATATTTTTTAATTGACAGGGATGGTAAAATAATATATAGAGGAGAAAATGTAAAAGAAATCATCAAGATTTTAGAAAAATAA